From Vreelandella neptunia, the proteins below share one genomic window:
- the cysQ gene encoding 3'(2'),5'-bisphosphate nucleotidase CysQ: MPTINKALLKSIEQLAWEAGEAIMQVYRRDFAVEIKADNSPLTEADKVAHAIIARGLQALTPDVPILSEEDTQSFKGANAEGFYWLVDPLDGTKEFIKRNDEFTVNIALIEEGRPVLGVVVAPALKLAYLAARGLGAFKADDDGQWQPIRAASPPLKGQPWRVLGSRSHADSRLSSWLGELGKYHLQPMGSSLKACFIAEGNADVYPRFGPTSLWDTGAAQAVVEQAGGRVVTFDDQPLGYAMLEDATSAQVLNPDFVVWGRAATPC; this comes from the coding sequence ATGCCCACGATTAACAAGGCATTGCTAAAAAGCATTGAGCAGTTAGCCTGGGAAGCGGGCGAGGCGATCATGCAGGTATATCGCCGTGACTTCGCCGTTGAGATAAAGGCTGATAATAGTCCGCTCACCGAGGCGGATAAAGTGGCTCATGCGATTATTGCCCGCGGTTTGCAGGCGCTTACTCCTGATGTGCCGATACTTTCCGAAGAGGATACCCAAAGCTTTAAGGGTGCCAACGCCGAGGGTTTTTATTGGCTGGTCGACCCGTTGGATGGCACCAAAGAGTTTATCAAGCGTAACGATGAGTTCACCGTTAACATTGCCTTGATTGAAGAGGGGAGGCCAGTACTCGGCGTGGTGGTGGCGCCCGCCTTAAAGCTTGCTTATCTCGCCGCCAGAGGTTTAGGCGCATTTAAAGCGGATGATGATGGTCAGTGGCAGCCGATTAGGGCGGCATCGCCTCCGTTAAAAGGGCAGCCGTGGCGTGTTTTGGGAAGCCGTTCACATGCGGATTCCCGTTTGTCGTCTTGGCTTGGCGAACTGGGTAAGTATCATCTTCAGCCCATGGGCAGTTCGTTGAAGGCATGTTTTATCGCTGAAGGAAATGCCGATGTATACCCTCGGTTTGGGCCAACCAGTCTGTGGGATACCGGTGCTGCTCAAGCGGTTGTTGAGCAGGCCGGGGGGCGAGTGGTTACTTTTGACGACCAGCCACTAGGCTATGCCATGCTAGAAGACGCCACTTCCGCGCAAGTGCTCAACCCCGATTTTGTCGTGTGGGGACGGGCGGCTACACCGTGTTAA
- a CDS encoding amino acid ABC transporter ATP-binding protein, with translation MISLQGITKRFSGHTVFKDIDLSLAQGEIIVIIGPSGTGKSTLLRCINFLERPDAGRLQVGDLSVDTQHASRADILALRRHTAFVFQNYGLFANKTALENISEGMIVVDKLPKTKAHARAREILERIGLADKADAYPASLSGGQQQRVGIGRAMAANADVILFDEPTSSLDPQWVEEVLSLMKQLAVERQTMIVVTHEMQFARDVADRVVFMDEGGIVEQAPPEELFTAPKDDRTRHFLRKILAPTGQAVP, from the coding sequence ATGATTTCGCTGCAGGGCATTACCAAGCGTTTTAGTGGCCATACGGTGTTTAAAGATATCGACTTGAGCCTTGCTCAGGGCGAGATCATTGTGATCATTGGGCCTTCCGGGACGGGTAAGTCGACGTTGCTGCGCTGCATTAACTTTCTTGAGCGCCCTGATGCAGGCCGTTTGCAGGTGGGGGATCTGAGTGTTGATACCCAGCATGCCAGCCGGGCTGATATCCTGGCACTGCGCCGGCATACCGCCTTTGTATTTCAGAACTACGGCCTGTTCGCTAACAAAACCGCGCTGGAGAATATCAGCGAGGGGATGATCGTAGTGGATAAGTTGCCGAAAACTAAGGCCCACGCCCGTGCCAGGGAGATTCTCGAGCGCATTGGTTTGGCGGATAAAGCGGATGCTTACCCGGCTTCGCTCTCCGGCGGTCAGCAGCAGCGGGTGGGTATTGGTCGGGCGATGGCGGCCAATGCTGATGTAATTCTGTTTGACGAGCCCACCTCTTCACTTGACCCTCAGTGGGTAGAGGAAGTATTGAGCCTGATGAAGCAGTTAGCAGTAGAACGCCAGACGATGATCGTGGTCACCCACGAGATGCAGTTCGCCCGGGATGTGGCAGACCGAGTGGTGTTTATGGACGAAGGCGGCATCGTCGAGCAAGCCCCACCAGAGGAGCTGTTCACTGCGCCGAAAGATGATCGAACGCGTCACTTCTTGCGCAAAATTTTAGCGCCTACCGGGCAGGCCGTCCCTTAA
- a CDS encoding amino acid ABC transporter permease has protein sequence MLNLEYMWGLLPVLLRYLPLTLQMATIAMFFALVLACLLAVVRVSKVPFLNGFSLLFISFFRGTPLLVQLFLFYYGLPQLISALISITGVTAAVLGLTLHFSAYMAESIRAAIVGIDRSQTEAALSIGMTQSQLMRRIILPQATRVATPTLMNYFIDMIKATSLAFTLGVTELMGATQKEAAGSFLYLEAFLLVALIYWAIVEVLSWGQRRLEIYLNKAYQR, from the coding sequence ATGCTTAATCTTGAATATATGTGGGGGCTGTTGCCGGTTCTGCTGCGCTACTTGCCGCTCACCCTTCAAATGGCAACGATTGCCATGTTTTTTGCGCTGGTTTTGGCGTGCCTGCTGGCGGTGGTTCGCGTATCAAAAGTGCCGTTCTTGAACGGTTTCTCGCTGCTGTTTATCTCGTTTTTCCGAGGTACGCCGCTGCTGGTTCAGCTATTTCTTTTCTACTATGGCTTGCCGCAGTTGATCAGCGCGTTAATCTCGATTACCGGCGTTACCGCCGCCGTGCTAGGCCTGACGCTGCACTTCTCTGCTTACATGGCCGAGTCTATTCGTGCGGCGATTGTCGGGATTGATCGCAGCCAGACGGAAGCCGCGCTCTCCATCGGGATGACTCAGTCGCAGTTAATGCGGCGTATCATTTTGCCCCAGGCCACTCGTGTGGCAACGCCGACGCTAATGAACTATTTCATCGATATGATCAAAGCGACCTCGTTGGCCTTTACGCTGGGGGTGACCGAGTTAATGGGCGCTACCCAAAAAGAGGCCGCGGGCAGCTTTCTCTATTTAGAAGCATTCCTGCTGGTGGCGCTGATTTACTGGGCGATTGTGGAAGTGCTCTCTTGGGGGCAGCGCCGGTTAGAAATTTATCTGAATAAGGCCTACCAACGATGA
- a CDS encoding amino acid ABC transporter substrate-binding protein, with translation MANLRRWKRTVAALSLSMVGGVLSVAAQADTLRVGMSGGYFPFTFVEQDELKGFEVDVMNAVGEITGDDIEFVTASFSGLAGMLESGRIDTIANQITITPEREAKYVFTSPYVYDGAQVVVKAGNDTIHGVEDLSGKSVAVNLGSNYEQLLREQPNTDEIDIRTYESNIEQDVALGRVEAFVMDRVSATQVIKEKGLPLELAGQPFSTIENALPFRDDEAGREQRDRVDAALAELRENGELREISEKWFNSDITQP, from the coding sequence ATGGCCAATTTACGCCGCTGGAAAAGAACCGTTGCCGCTCTTTCACTTAGCATGGTAGGTGGTGTGCTATCAGTGGCTGCCCAAGCCGACACGCTCCGTGTGGGCATGTCCGGCGGTTACTTCCCTTTTACCTTCGTTGAGCAGGATGAGCTTAAGGGTTTTGAAGTTGATGTCATGAACGCGGTGGGTGAAATCACCGGTGATGATATCGAGTTCGTCACGGCGAGTTTCTCGGGCCTGGCGGGGATGCTTGAATCTGGCCGTATCGATACCATTGCCAATCAGATCACCATTACCCCAGAGCGCGAAGCGAAGTATGTGTTCACTTCGCCTTACGTGTATGACGGTGCTCAGGTCGTCGTCAAGGCAGGTAATGATACTATTCATGGTGTTGAGGATTTGTCCGGCAAAAGCGTGGCCGTCAACCTGGGCTCGAACTACGAGCAGTTATTGCGTGAGCAGCCGAACACCGATGAAATCGACATTCGCACCTATGAGTCCAATATCGAACAGGATGTGGCGCTAGGCCGGGTAGAAGCCTTTGTAATGGATCGCGTGAGTGCTACGCAGGTCATTAAAGAGAAAGGCCTGCCGTTAGAGCTGGCGGGCCAGCCTTTCTCGACCATTGAGAACGCATTACCCTTCCGTGACGACGAGGCGGGCCGCGAGCAACGCGACCGTGTAGACGCAGCCCTTGCTGAACTTCGCGAAAACGGTGAGCTGCGCGAGATATCGGAAAAGTGGTTTAATAGTGATATCACTCAGCCCTAA